One Meiothermus cerbereus DSM 11376 DNA window includes the following coding sequences:
- a CDS encoding IS3 family transposase, producing MSEGSLSFERMEQVRGEMGLGVNRFLKLAGIAKATYYRRKQGGQARSCPAQQQIVQEVSTYAEQHPRYGYRRVWALLAREGISASPSTVYRLMKRFGQLQQSPRRRGYRYSLPPRPERMGLTVGLDFTRWGKARLCKVIEYQSRYCLAAVATLTEDAQAASNALGQAILQAEQLKLPTQGIEVKSDQGTAFKANAREDYNTRRPHQALDYKTPLEVIRSAQETGIV from the coding sequence TTGAGTGAGGGCAGCCTGAGCTTCGAGCGGATGGAGCAAGTGCGAGGAGAGATGGGATTGGGGGTGAATCGTTTCTTGAAACTGGCTGGGATAGCCAAGGCCACCTACTACCGCCGAAAACAGGGTGGCCAGGCTCGTTCTTGCCCAGCGCAGCAACAGATCGTCCAGGAGGTGAGTACCTACGCCGAACAACATCCCCGCTATGGCTACCGCCGGGTGTGGGCCTTGTTGGCCCGGGAGGGCATCTCGGCCAGCCCCAGCACGGTCTATCGCCTGATGAAGCGCTTTGGGCAGCTGCAACAAAGCCCTAGACGCAGGGGTTACCGCTACAGCCTACCCCCACGACCCGAGCGTATGGGTTTGACCGTGGGTTTGGACTTTACCAGGTGGGGTAAAGCCAGGCTTTGCAAGGTGATCGAGTATCAGAGCCGCTACTGCCTGGCGGCAGTAGCCACCCTGACCGAAGATGCCCAGGCGGCGAGCAATGCCCTGGGCCAAGCCATTCTTCAGGCTGAGCAGCTCAAGCTCCCCACTCAAGGCATCGAGGTCAAGAGCGACCAGGGCACAGCTTTCAAGGCCAACGCCCGCGAGGATTACAACACCCGGCGTCCGCACCAGGCGTTGGATTACAAGACCCCACTGGAGGTTATCCGGTCAGCTCAGGAAACTGGTATCGTTTAG
- a CDS encoding transposase, which yields MGKLKPKERSVEEKVAIVLSLLRGEVSAAELCRRYGTTENSLNKWRERFLEGGKAGLAGRKDEGLTALEMENRQLKEALAETVLKLEIQKKLKGL from the coding sequence ATGGGAAAGCTCAAGCCAAAGGAACGCAGCGTGGAAGAAAAGGTAGCCATCGTGTTGAGCTTGCTGCGGGGTGAGGTTAGCGCGGCTGAGTTGTGCCGCAGGTATGGCACCACCGAGAACAGCCTCAACAAGTGGAGGGAACGCTTCCTGGAAGGAGGTAAAGCCGGTCTGGCAGGGCGCAAAGATGAGGGATTGACTGCCCTGGAGATGGAGAACCGCCAGCTCAAGGAGGCCCTGGCCGAAACGGTGCTGAAGCTGGAGATCCAAAAAAAACTCAAGGGTCTTTGA